TAACACTGAGTGATTTTATAAAATGCCAATATTTCGGCGGAATGTACAACATATCTCCCGGTCTCAGTACGCCTTCTTTCACCGTCGTTTTCCGATAAAGCGGAAACGTTTCGAAATCGGGATTTTCGACGTCGACGCGACttgtattattcaaaagcGTCTCGTCGTGTGGATAAAGAAATCGCGATTGTTCCGGCGGGAAAAgtttcacgaatttctcgccGACAACTTGCGCCAGGAAGTTACGTTTCGGGTCGTGGTGCAGCGGAGAAACGGTACCGCTCGGACCGAACCAGGCGTTTATATCGACGTCTTCGTCGGTCGAGTCCCCGAGGCAACAATACGTCGGCACGACGATATCGCGGCGTAATTCGGGTATCTGATCGAATAACTGATGCTGCGCGAGATACGCGATTTTCGAAGCGCGACCCGGTTCGACGAATTCCTCGATGAATTCGCGTACGCTCATCAGTTTTTGCGACCAGTTTTCGTCGGTGTATTTGGAACCGATTTCGACCGGTACGATCCGGCATCCGCACGTACGCTTCAAATAATGCACGCACCATTTCCGATCGCCGTCGAACGCCGGCCAGAAATCGATACAATCGGTCAAAATAACCGGTTCGCCGCGATCCATGAAATTAGTTCGAAAATATTCCAACGACGGACAGGACAAACGCGTAATTCGGTTCGTAAGTTTTAATAATTCGTCCGCGCTTTCTAACTTGGCGCGTTTCGCGTGGCAAGCGCACGGCTCGCGCGAAACCGAATTTCGCATGATGTACGCCTGAAGAGCGGAGACGATATTTCGCAACGCGTTCTCGATGACCGGCGCGCCCATTATCAATCCACGATCGCAAGTTTCGACCGCTTCGGAATAGTCGTAAAACGTCTCGGTATCGACGTGAGAAGAATGCTCGACCTTCAAACATTGACACAGAGCTTTCACCGTCGATAAGAAAGTGTAGAAATAACGCCAATCATCCGCTACGTCATTCCAATGTCCGGTGTTTAGCTTTTCCCAAACGATGTCCAGTAGAACGTCGCAGTACTGGATGCAGTTTTGCGAATCGGCGATGCAAAACAATTCACTATTGGAGAACTTGCTGAAAAGTTTCATGGCGCGGTAGTACATCGCAGCTCCGACAATTTCACGGTTTATCGATTTTTGAAACTCGGTCGCGAAATGCGGATATGACTCATTCGCGAATACACCGTTCATGACGGCCGGTAACTTCATCTTTTCAAGGTTTATGAACTGCTGAAGAactaaaaattttttttttctagctaGGGCGGGGTTAGCTTCAAAAAAATATGAGCAGCAAAGTATTATTTCCCCCACAAACAAAAAGATAGTTTTTTGACCTATCCGTTTTTCAATTCGTTCAAAACTTACATCATCACCAAACAGGTTGTAGGTACTACTAATAAAACGTACTTAGACTTGATTAAATTCACTTGtatttacattttcaataGGCCTAATCAA
This Tubulanus polymorphus chromosome 7, tnTubPoly1.2, whole genome shotgun sequence DNA region includes the following protein-coding sequences:
- the LOC141908715 gene encoding bifunctional peptidase and arginyl-hydroxylase JMJD5-like, producing MKLPAVMNGVFANESYPHFATEFQKSINREIVGAAMYYRAMKLFSKFSNSELFCIADSQNCIQYCDVLLDIVWEKLNTGHWNDVADDWRYFYTFLSTVKALCQCLKVEHSSHVDTETFYDYSEAVETCDRGLIMGAPVIENALRNIVSALQAYIMRNSVSREPCACHAKRAKLESADELLKLTNRITRLSCPSLEYFRTNFMDRGEPVILTDCIDFWPAFDGDRKWCVHYLKRTCGCRIVPVEIGSKYTDENWSQKLMSVREFIEEFVEPGRASKIAYLAQHQLFDQIPELRRDIVVPTYCCLGDSTDEDVDINAWFGPSGTVSPLHHDPKRNFLAQVVGEKFVKLFPPEQSRFLYPHDETLLNNTSRVDVENPDFETFPLYRKTTVKEGVLRPGDMLYIPPKYWHFIKSLSVSFSVSFWWK